The Cicer arietinum cultivar CDC Frontier isolate Library 1 chromosome 1, Cicar.CDCFrontier_v2.0, whole genome shotgun sequence genome contains the following window.
AATGTTATTGGAGGAGCTTCATAAAGGAGACTTATTCTATTTTGAGGGAAGAACTTGTCTCAAAGTGTGCTCTCATCTTCTTTTCGAGCTAACATGACATCTTAAAATTCCATCAAATGTCCCTTTATTTGCATGGAGGATGTTCTAGAATAGGTTTCCCACACAAAGTAACTTGTTACACCGATGTATTATTTCAAATGAAGCACAACTATATGTGGCATGTTGTGGTGAAATTGAAAGAGTTCatcatttgttttttatttctataattttatatttgtgtggTATAGAGTTTTGAATTGGTTAGAGATATTTGACGTGTTTTTTGATCACgctaattaatttaatagtttaCTTTTACATAGTCATGCGATTCGTCTAAAACTCAAGTTAATTTAGTCGGAGAAAAGTCATAACTAaaatattcttttcttttctttttatttaatgtattcTCATTTGgcttattaaagaaaaaacaacattattaaaataacaaattaatttttgtggCAACCtgttaaaattgattaatttttttgataatattattaaaataaatattgttattatgtAATCTAAATCAATAACGGAAAGCCTAAAAACAATGCAAAAGGACGTACTATAAATCAATAACCGAATGCCTAAAAACAATACAAATGGACCTACTATAAATCAATAACCAAATGCCTAAAAGCAATGCAAATTATAAGCTCTTGATTAGCAAACACCACTCCAATTTGGATATAATACTTGAAAAAATTAtggaataatattaataatatatccGCAAGCTGAATCGTAAACTACACTCtttaaactatttaattttttttttgttgtgttACAAGTATTCTGACCAAACATTGACACTTTTCAAAAGGTTTTTAATTTCTTGTAGAGGATTCTAGCCCcacttttcaaaataaattaaacggTTGTTGATAACTGATTTTTCAAGATCGTAGAGATTTGAATTTAATACACTAATGACGTCACATTATTTTCGATCTCAATagttaaatatcaaattaactattaaaatcgttttattttttatttttttttataatatgattaaaatgaattttgttattatataaaTCTAGATCAACAACCAATGCAAATCTATAGGACTTACTGTTTCAACGCGGGTTGATTTCCTTAGTTAGTGGAATGAGCAATATTGCTTCCCTTCCATCTCATCGTGTTCTAGAGTGTAACAATATCCAACAACACccttaaaacaaattaataagaAGCAATAATATTCTCCTGATTAAACAGAAAAATGTAGGGAACACTATTAATAATGCTGAATCATAAATTACAGCCTTAAACTATTTAGATTTATTTTCAACTAAATATTTTTGTACATGTATGGGTTTATGCCACAAGCATTCTGGGCGAACATTGACACCTTTCAAAAGGTTTTCAATTTCTTGTGGAGGGTTCAAACCCCACTTTTTTGCACGTTCATAGCGTTCTAGTCTAGTCATTCCAAAACATGGTCCATACGTCATATTCATGTCAAATAGCCGCAAAATCATCTCTTCTTCGCTGTGATCAGGAACCTCTGAAATCAAACCTTATAAAGTTAGatacaaaattacaattaacaactaatatttaaaaaattcaaaactaaagTTAAATCTCTTTGTAAATATAAATCACACTCTATAAATCTTTAGGGCTTCTCTATATTTGATTATCCTTTAACCCTAAACTTGtacttaaaaaaatcaaaaggaaaataaatttgatttttgcatatataaatgagaaaaaaaaatagtgcatataaatcaattttacattgaaatattatttataccCACAATGCATTGCCATTATTCtctatataaaattcaaaaaaaagtaaactttttttttggtacaaaaaGAAGTAACcctttattataagaaaaatatgtcATTGGTTACCGTCAGGTTGACTAGATTTCTTTCTAGATGTAGAAGACTTATTAATAGCAGTTTTCCTCTGCTTGTAGAACTTCTTCATCTTTCTCCTTTGGAACCTGTTTGTTTTAATGAAATTATCAAACCTCTTTGTTGATAAAGTTAGGCTTTGTCAAagtgtatatatatactcatCAGTCGGTCTTAAAGATTTCAGAGGCCCGtttcttattttaataattgaaccataataaaaataaatataattttaataattaaaaaaattaataaaataaattttagtctctctatATGTAAATCTATCTCTACATATATTAATCTAATAAAAATTCATGACAGTCGATGTCAAACTACACAACGCACAATTATGTTGTATAATTTagtcacaattaataattatttagtttttaattattttttaaaataatttttttatataaaatttaattatttttatatcttttatacTAGTCcacacaatattttttttcttttgtgtaTCAATTCTCGTAAAACAAATAATTGGTTATGCACAAAACAACAAAGGTGAATATTATCATTATTTGTACTTATAACATCTCTTATACACTTTGGTCAAATTCaactaacattttaattaaatccaAAAAATTATCATTGTTATTTAATTACTCGTTATAATTACAAAAGACAGAGCTTTgtttaataactaaaaaattttactattaaaataattctttttaaaacatctttgtaatgtgtttattttctttctctatcTGTCTAAACATCTTTTCTAGtgtgtttcttttctttctccGTCAGTCTTTGTGCCGTTTTATcatttgactttttattttttggcaTTTGATAAAGAGTTAATCTCTAACATCAACTTAGTAAAATCATTTGACTCAATTAGTTCATAACatctaaaactctaacattAATTTAGCCTCTAACCGTTAATGAGTTCCTAAAATCAATAAATCAGTAAACTAGTAAAtcattaaataaacattttcaAACAAACTGAGTTTCTAAAATAAGTCTATCACAAAACCCTAACATCAAGATTCTATCCCTAACAATCAATCTTCTTTGTTGTCTGGGTCGTGGTCATTGCGATTGACGAAGCCAAAACGTGTGATTCATATATTCGTCGTCTGGTGGTGGATGATAGACTGAAACAACCATCACCATAAGTGCTAGATGTGGAGACAATAGTTGAGAGAAATTAACAAAACATAAGGAGTAGTGTCTAATGGAATTATGAAAGTAATTTCAGacgaatattttaaaaataaggtgtatatataaaattttagaacaatatataaaattaagaatattaatttaattttttaaagttcaacttcataaaaaatttagggCCTCACTCATTAGAATGTGCTAATGGTTTGATTGCACTTTGTAATAAACACATATTGTACTATCAAATAATTGAACGAcatcaataatatcaaataattacttaaaaataccTTAAAGTAATGATTTACACTCTTTAAGTAActtaaaatcatcaataatataCTCATAATTGATACTTGTAGTAATTTCTCTTTCAACATAAACTGATATGCTATCTGTCAAAAAGTCAACTCACGTCTTGTTTCTTAACCTATACTTACTAATTTTCATTGTTGAAAAAGATATTTCTTAACCTAGATTTAATAATGTCCATCTTGATTTAAGAGGTCTAAACAAACTTTCACTGCATTATTGTGTAGTGAACAAATATTCATCCCTAATTGTTTGAGAAATGCGcaatgttttctatttttaactTTCTTCCAATCTCTAAAACTCGTATCAATGAAGACATCTAATATGAGACGTCTACTTAGTCTTTTGCTAAATAGATATAGTGATAAGCAATATACAATCTCTTTAGAAAGTGAATATACTAGCCACAAAGGAAAACATCCTCCTATTATTGCATATTTTTATTACCTTAAAATATCTATGtggtaaaatataatatgattggATGCATGTATAAACAAATTTAAGTTAACTTTCTATATAAAtgaacttaaaatatttatatttgggtCATCATGACAtcaactttaattattattttaaattagcaTTTGTAGATTATACATTGAGAACGTAAGTTTTGTTaaacaaaatttcaattcaaGTAGATTATCCCACAACACCACTGTATAATATTCATTCTTAAAACATCTCAATACGATCTAGTGTGCATTGCTAAATGTTgtggttattttttttattaggtttatgtcttcaaatttttgttatgtttcCTTCTTTTTATCTGCTAATTGTGGTTATTGTTCTTGGATTTGGTTGTGCTTATATTATCGATTTCTTTTTCCTGCATAACACCATTGGAGTTTTGCTCTTTGGAGTTTGGACTTTTTCTATATAGGGAACGTGTTTTTGGACTTTTCTGCATCGTGTAACAATATGTTTAGACATTTCTTTTGTGCGTGGACTCCGAATTGGtcaatttagtaaaatataagttggattttttagtaaaatatatgttggattttttagtaaaatatatgtttggatTTGGTAATCCGAACGTCTATTTAAGAACCTCAATTtagtttagatatattttactGGTTTGATTAGTTTTATCCAACCTATTAACGCAACTAATTTCCTTCAACAAAgctaatgtttttttataaaggcAAAATTACATTAAGACTCCTTAAATTTATAAAcaagtcatttatttatttaattatttatttttatgttaaatcaatattttatctttaaaaatatttatgtttaaattttttattacatgTATGATATAAATATGATCATTAAATAATACTActtaattagataaaaataagaTCATTTAATACTATACTTAAAATTAGTGTCATCCTAAATTTGTGTAAAGCATATGACCgtacataattttaaatttttagggACACAACATTGTAACAAAAAATGtagtataaaattttatataataaaacaatatcaaaattttagtagttcaatattttttcttcttaaactctaaattcaaaatttataaattattggtCCATTatgattgaatatatataaaacatgatagacatttttttaatcattatacTAAAATTAGAACtatataaaactaataaaaaattgtttttctcaaATCTCCTACTCTTATTACTTCTTGGtcgatcaattttttatttattaaatggtCCTTCAAGTTTGTGAAGGAGAACAAAAATATtagattatttttcataataatcTCTTTAAATAACAATTGTTCGtccttatttttatttccaaAAAAATTCTCTTTTATTGAGATAATTGTTAAATGAAATATTGTTATGCAAAAATATGTTGATCGAATTAAATGTAATGaaatttatcatcattattttaaccataaaattttagatgaattgattaatatgtataaaaaattattatgaataaTATCACATCaaatattatgaaatttatcataattttttttttggttttagaAGAGATAGTGAACGTTCAACTTAATAATGTCAACGCTGTCAATTGAATTATGACttaagaataaattattatcattatataacttataaaaataataaaaaattaatataaaaaaatagtacactaaatttaaatttcacatGAATATCCATATTATCCTAAAGCACCATGCTTAAAACTTTTGTTCACAACGATGTCATgttttggataaaaaaattacaacaacatttgtgttcaaaacaatattttttttaatcttatctTGATGACAAACTCAATATCAATTAGTAACTTTAAATACATAGTAACATTTGTAGCAACTATAACTTTAAATATATAGTAACATTTGTAACAACAACTCAATGTTACCCTTGTATCCGACACAAAATGTCACTTTTTATCAatcttttataatttgaaaatgttttgATCTCAAAATGTATTAGGTGTTGTCATTATTATTCTTAAATAAGAAATTATAatcacattttttcttttttccaaaCAACCACGTTCTTTAAGTGTCCATAATAATTTTGTGAGccaaattaattaacaaaagaaaaagacaatattaacatatttgaaaaactaaaattataaataaaatacatatttaagtttgtttatatatttttgataattataaatataacatgcttttatattatcaatcaattataaaatattaaattataaaaaatatttgatttttataaaaactacttAAATCATTCATTATAATATATTGATTACGTAAATTTTTTACACCaataaaaattatctaaaaactACTGTGTTAATATTTCTCACAATTAAAcccaaatattataaatttgagaTAGGTGTCTTATAAGTTGTCCCTTctctaatttaaatatttaagtaaaaaaaacaaaaataatatttgagaaaaaaataaaaaaaattgggatGGGATTTTAATCCCAATTATACACACATTTTAACAATCGAAACCCTAATACAAGAAAACTCAGCAGCTCTATCAGATCAAAACCACACAAAATGCAGGCGCACTGATCTCAACTGGCCGGAAAACGTAGTCGGAGTTGGTCGTCGTCGGAAGGAACGGTcagaaattttacattttatttttcattttctaaatttatttttcggATTTTCCTTCCCCTCTCCCGGTAGTGCGCAAGGATGCCATTCAAGCACCATTTGCGGCCCTCCGAAAGGTATCGCACCAGATAATTTCGTCGCAGCAGACCGCTATTCCTCAATGAAGCGGCACCATTGAttccataaatttattttgaatttttatagcTTTGATTGAAAATAATTCTAAAGGGAAGAGGGAGAAGATTAGTTATGAAGAAATATTCTAATGTCTTACGTCTTCACAAAATATTAGCAAAAATTAGTCAGaaaccaaataaatttattttctttaattcttttttgcttatattttggaACGGAGGAAGTACACTGTGAAACTTGTGATAATATATTTAGAGGTGAATTTGATATTTgtataatttagtatatatttgaTTGCAGCCGAGGGTGGATTTGTGTGTTACTCTAGATGGGTGCTCCTAAGCAGAAATGGACATCAGAAGAGGAAGCAGCGCTTAAAGCTGGAGTTGTCAAACACGGTGTGGGTAAATGGCGTACGATACTCAAGGATCCTGAGTTTAACTGTGTCTTATATTTGCGTTCAAATGTCGATCTCAAGGTTTGCTTATGTTGTTGGTTCTCGtgcttatttttatttttttttccttttcgaTGATATTAATGTATGTATGTGTATGTTTTTTTGATATGGGTTGGATAGGATAAATGGAGAAATTTGAGTGTGATGGCAAACGGATGGACCTCGAGGGAGAAGTCTAAGTTAGCAATCAAAAGGGTGCATTATCAGACACCAAAACAGGATGATAACTCAATGGATACCACTCTTGTTGCTCCAAGTGATGAAGACATTGCTGATGTTAAGCCTCTTCATGTTTCAAGGGATATGTTGCAGATTACTGGTCCCAAAAGGTCTATTGTAAGGTTGgaatcattttttgtttgtttaatatggtaatttatttaattgaatctAATAGTGTTGTCAAGTAGCTGCTATAGCGGCGTTATAGCATGGCAGGGTTTTAACAAACTGTTATTGTACTGCATTACATGatttagtacaaagtgttgtcaTATTGCGGCTATAGTAGCGGAGCGCTATAGCACTGTAGTTagtagaatttgaacaaacagaTATTTTCTGTGATATGTGATTGACAACACTTGCATCTATCAACATGGTTTGCATAAttgattatgttatttaatAGTACTGCCGACAAGTGTCATTAGGGATTTTTATTAACCACCGAGTGTGTTAAGATAATTCATTCGTTTGCTTTGCTGGTATGCTTGCCTGATTTCATTATCTTGTTTTGCTTGCATCCTTAGAAGGTTtcgtttatttgaaaatttgtttatatatgtTCCCCCTTTTGCTGCAattgttttatgtttatttagaCAGTGTTTGCTTAACCATGTTGGCGTGTTTACATTGTACAGATTGGATAACCTTATAATGGAAGCAATATCTAGCCTGAATGAGCACGGTGGTTCTAATAAAACAACTATTGCATCTTTCATTGAGGTATAGTTCTGATTTTAAGCCCAAGTTTTGTTTGTTCCGCTTATAATTCATTTAGCTCAGTAGTTGGCATGATATTAGCCTAACTTTGTGATTATAGATGTTAGAATAtgcaaaaaaatatcacataaaatgataaaatcatTATTCTATCTCAACAGTATATTAGAATATCTTAGAAAATCTCCTCGGAGCTGTTTCCATATTCCATGatatgttttttgtttaattagGATTAGGAGTCAATATTAGTATGAATACTGGTTAGTACTTTGTCTGAGAGCGAGCCTTCGTGCAATAAGCTTTtactcaaataaaataaaattaatattaagtgCAAAAAGTGGGAGAAGATAATCAACTACGTATAACACTAAATACGCTAATGTTTAGTTGCCTTGGTTTTGGTAAGTCGGGGCCATGATGAGCAATATGCTGAAAGACAAGTGAGCCAAATTTGCACAAAGAAGCTTGAGTGATGTGAGTGGTGGTACGACAAATCCATGCCTCCTGAAACCTGGTTACTGTGACTTGTGGTTTCTTTGAGTAAAAGCTTATTGCATCTTGAGTCTTAGGTGCTTCAAATTCCCCTTAGTGTGTGGTCTGTGATGCTATTTCAACTCTCAATTGACTAAATTTTATGTGGTTAATAAATGAAATTGTATTGATGGTTACTAGTGAAACTGAAGTGTTATAGCATTCCATTTGGCTGGATACTGCTCAATTGTATATTTCTTCTACAATATTGATTTTGTATTCAATGTAAGTTGGATTTCATCACTTTGTATTCTGTAGGACCAATACTGGGCACCGACAGACTTCAAAAAGTTGTTGTCAGCGAAATTGAAGTATCTTACATCTAGTGGAAAACTGATCAAGGTACATTGCAACATGTTTCATTATATCATAACTCATCCGTCTGAATGCAaacattcaataaaaattgtcaTAAATACATTTGTTATCAGCAAtgcatttgtttttgtttttgttcaatTACTAGTGTGGGCACACTACTTTTTACAAGCATATCCGATGGCTTAATGCAGGAACATGAGTATTGAATGAGATTGAAACATGGATAACCTGTCTGTACATCCCCTATCTCTTAGGAGTGGGTTCTCCTCTACTATACTGTTATATTTTTACAGTTTCATGGACAAATACGAAATCAAAATTTTAGTCTAAGATGCAGTTGAATAGTATTGGGAAAAATCAAAGTCTCGCATTTGCTAGAAATAAGGTCCAAGTAGAGCTTATAATGCCCTAGGCAATGTTTACCTTATAAGCCGATTTTGTGGGGTTGAGTTAGGTCAAATAACACGAGATGATATCAGTGTATATTAGATATAATATCCATGCACCAAGATCAGCAGTGCTCGGTGTGAGAAGGTGTATTAGAAAAAACCCAAAGCTCACTTTGGTCTAAGATAAGGCCTAAGTAGAGCTTATAGTGTATAGGCAATCCTCAGCTTATTATGTCTAGGACCAAGACCCTACGAATTAGACAAATCCTGATCTTACTGATTATTTGACTGTATGTTTGTGGAGTGGAAATTGGGCCAGATATGGAGTGATAGgtgaataaaaattatatcagGACAAGATGATTCGGGGAGAGGCTGAAAGGAATAAGGACAAATCCTTGTAATCTTTTTTATTCAGGGGAATATCTATTTCAAATAAAGTGTTGCTACTGGTGCTGTTACTTGTTTTATTCTATACTCTGTAGTCTGTTGCTTAGATACAGTACAGCTGCTGGTTGAGTCTGGGCTGAGATTCTGGTATCCAACTTTACATTTTCTTATGTAGACTTAGACAAAATTAGTAGTATCTTCTGTTATGAATTAAAAcagtttttgttttatatatattaggAATCAATAGTTTTTCTTGATTTAGTATTGTTATACATTTATTGAGAGCTTTAAAAGTATTCTAGATGCTATTCTCATTTTTGGCAGTCATACTTACCTGTTTCAATTAGAGATCTTACTCATGGGTTTAGTTTGATATTTCAGGTGAAACGCAGGTATAGGATTGCACCTACCCGAGCATATTCAGACAGAGGAAGATACCCATCCATGTTAATGTTGGAAGGGAGGCATAAAGCCTCGATGAAAGTTGACAAGGATGAGACCAATATCCCTACAAAGTCTCAGATAGATTATGAATTAGCAAAGATAAGGTCCATGACTGCACAAGAGGCAGCTGCAGTTGCTGCTCGAGCAGTTGCTGAAGCGGAAGCTGCCATCGCTGAAGCTGAAGAGGCAGCAAAGGAGGCAGAGGCCGCAGAAGCGGATGCTGAGGCAGCACAAGCTTTTGCTGAAGCTGCAATAAAAACAATGAAGGGGAGAACCACCCCAAAGATGGTAAATCTCGGCTTTTCCTTGTTTGCAATACTATTAATTTGCTATTCCAAATAACACATTTCTTCCTCAGAACCAATCTTCTAAAATTATTAGACATGTGATTTGGTTGCAGAGGGATTTATCATTTTGGAGACATTCTATTTGGCATCTTAGTGATTATCTGGTATTGCTATCAAATCGTTATGGTGTTTTAATCTTTctgtatatttaaatatgtagatGATCCATACTTGATGGAAGTGCAAAGAATGAGACATGAGGAGTGCGATCCATGGTGTTGAATAGGACAGACAGCCAGACTCATTTATCATATTTGCTGGCATTGtctatattttacatatatcaTTATATTGGAGACTTTTATAGGGGGCTCTATGCAGGCTTATTATATCTATTGTAGATAGAAGCATTGTTTGATTATTCCTTGTAATATCTTGAGAGCGGTTGTTCCCATCAGCACTCTACCAAAGTGCAAATGTACCAATTGTAGAAAGTAGATGTTTAGATGAATGGGAATCTATTCAAATTTCTGCACAAACATACAGCTTTTTTTGGGTTACAAAAGCATACAGCTGTATTAGTTCActctttcaaataaaataaaaaagcctTTTAGTGGAAACAAGGTTGCACCAGGGATCTTTTCATGTTGTTGGAACATAGtgcctttttattttatagatttgAGTAAAACGATAATACTTTTTGgatttattattacttttattgcTCTGAATTAATTGTGCGAAAAGCAACTCTCCTGATTCGTAAGTTCAAGGTTTTTCTATAACAAATGGATACTCTCCACCAAATGCAAGAGTTGAGGTAGAGAGAGAATATTGAAGAGTGCGATAAAGTAAGAGAGAAGAAGAATTGATGaaaaagttgaaaagaaaataattaatttattagtattattattgatataataatattttattttctactttttttttaccatGTTTTTGTGTGTCTAAATTCAAaacatatttgtatttttaatcaTACAAGTCTTGCTCGGAGAGAAGAATAATGTAGATAATTTAAATCTGTTTTTCTGAACGAGTGTTTATTTCACATAACTCATTCTGCAATTATTCATCTGGTTTTCAAATATAGGTCTCCAACAAGGAATTGTGTAAACAGTGATTGTTGATACTTGATAGGATGTTAGTgcatattttgatttattttcaagAGGCAAaagtgaattttaaaatataatcgataatatattttgacatgatttgatatttttgtgaAATGTATTGGTacaaaattgattataatttgagGATGTAATTTGAATGTGATTTTgtctcaaatttattattaatttgcttttatgtaaaaaaaaagtcattttatTGAATGTATTTGAATATAAGTAACTTAAAATTACTATTATACTATTAAATACTATTTGAAGATAAGTAacttaaattgaaattattattcaacttctatttaaaattaattgagaaATCTACCATCGACTTCATCGTCTTTACTTTTCACATCtcaaaacacaaaaaattattttatgattttttacattttactactttataataaaaaaattgaaattattaatattttcgacaatttcaaattttcaaaaattgtgttcatttaaattttcgattttttttaaaaatatgaaaaattatattttaaaaattacatttaaaaaattacatttgtataaaaaaattgaataatagCAATTTACCATTGATACCAGCACAATTACTTCCACACCCCATACCTCTTTATTCATTGGCTTTTATTACTAGAATATTCTTACCTCTTCACACACCAATTACTTTCACTTTTGGTCGGCTACGACTaaggatgggaataggctaggccatccgacaggggcctatgacctgacctacttatggcctggTCTGGCctaacctatttaataaaaagactaggctcaggctatttttaaagcctatttattaaaataggtcaggctcaggcttataaagaagcctattaggcctgacagaccggcctatatatatttaattatttattaatgttattttttattattatattaataatattatttcttattttaaattctatcaattagacaatcactcagtagtcattcaatattcggtagtcattccatatttgatagttgttccatattcggtagccattcaattagtcaataactcagtagtccttctatatttgtttgaaaggtaataattggtacatttgtttcaaaagaaaaatctattctttgaaaccaagaattatgttttagg
Protein-coding sequences here:
- the LOC101511792 gene encoding telomere repeat-binding factor 1 gives rise to the protein MGAPKQKWTSEEEAALKAGVVKHGVGKWRTILKDPEFNCVLYLRSNVDLKDKWRNLSVMANGWTSREKSKLAIKRVHYQTPKQDDNSMDTTLVAPSDEDIADVKPLHVSRDMLQITGPKRSIVRLDNLIMEAISSLNEHGGSNKTTIASFIEDQYWAPTDFKKLLSAKLKYLTSSGKLIKVKRRYRIAPTRAYSDRGRYPSMLMLEGRHKASMKVDKDETNIPTKSQIDYELAKIRSMTAQEAAAVAARAVAEAEAAIAEAEEAAKEAEAAEADAEAAQAFAEAAIKTMKGRTTPKMMIHT